The Danio aesculapii chromosome 8, fDanAes4.1, whole genome shotgun sequence genome window below encodes:
- the LOC130234066 gene encoding uncharacterized protein LOC130234066 isoform X1, giving the protein MQAELSSFCAVKLNHSRSPLSCTGNYTWTPAISRGIMWLAIAEDQEQMEKKGKFKVLLVLTFMAIIIFTLFLDHKDSHKHNTQATPLTKAPLTNNKIKIQEDSYSITAIKDSEHFMVSAFIDHRLDGAIRVISIIKRKNLQPLYCVYCTLEHDCKTVETDVQIHTDHFYFPYGASDVICKGKNMQKATHVLITTSKKDSADLKTEYLSIKNNVVTDNFKYNFTVCISNLFGSYNNVLQFAQTMEMYKLLGVQHVVIYNTSCGPDLKKLLIHYESEGILEIVSWPIDKFMNPSPGWNIKKHKGDLHYYGQLVTLNECIYRHMYQSKYVLLNDIDEIIMPYKYTNLQSLMEDLQSANPSKGVFLIENHIFPKTQFEDSGKFKRKEWNNISGINIMEHIYREPERKNIYNPTKMIVNPRKVEQTSVHTSLKNFGGSYHVPFNVCRIVHVRVPLQGRLTKEELFVDKRVWDFENDLIPNVDRTLILSGLLKDFS; this is encoded by the exons ATGCAAGCTGAGCTCAGCTCATTCTGCGCAGTCAAACTGAACCACAGTCGCTCACCGCTGTCATGTACTGGAAACTACACTTGGACTCCAGCCATATCTAGGGGAATAATGTGGCTGGCTATTGCAG AAGATCAAGAACAGATGGAAAAAAAGGGCAAATTCAAAGTGCTTCTTGTATTAACATTTATGGCCATTATTATTTTCACATTGTTTTTGGACCACAAGGATAGTCATAAACATAACACACAAGCTACTCCATTAACAAAAGCTCCTCTgacaaataataaaatcaaaatccaAGAGGATTCATATTCAATAACGGCCATCAAAGACTCTGAGCATTTCATGGTGTCTGCGTTTATTGACCACAGACTGGACGGGGCCATTCGAGTCATCAGCATAATCAAGAGAAAAAATCTGCAGCCcctttactgtgtttactgtaccCTCGAACATGACTGCAAAACTGTTGAGACTGATGTCCAGATACACACCGACCATTTTTACTTTCCATATGGTGCTTCAGATGTGATTTGTAAAGGCAAAAACATGCAAAAGGCAACTCATGTCCTCATAACAACTAGCAAGAAAGATTCAGCCGACCTCAAAACAGAGTATCTGTCAATCAAAAATAATGTGGTAACAGACAATTTCAAGTATAACTTCACTGTTTGCATCTCCAACCTTTTTGGAAGCTACAACAATGTACTGCAGTTTGCTCAAACTATGGAGATGTACAAACTTCTGGGTGTACAGCATGTGGTCATCTATAATACCAGCTGTGGTCCAGACTTGAAGAAGCTTCTAATACATTATGAATCAGAAGGGATACTGGAGATTGTTTCATGGCCTATTGACAAGTTTATGAATCCCTCTCCAGGCTGGAATATCAAAAAACACAAGGGTGATCTCCATTATTATGGTCAGTTAGTAACACTCAACGAGTGCATCTACAGGCACATGTATCAATCCAAATATGTTCTTCTGAATGACATTGATGAGATCATAATGccatacaaatacacaaatttaCAGTCTCTTATGGAAGACCTCCAGTCTGCTAATCCCAGTAAAGGAGTGTTCCTCATAGAGAACCACATATTCCCCAAAACACAGTTTGAGGACAGCGGGAAGTTCAAGCGAAAAGAATGGAATAATATATCTGGAATCAATATCATGGAGCACATTTACAGAGAACCTGAACGAAAGAATATTTACAATCCCACAAAGATGATAGTCAACCCAAGGAAGGTGGAGCAAACATCAGTGCATACTTCCTTGAAGAACTTTGGAGGCAGTTACCATGTGCCATTTAATGTATGTAGGATTGTGCATGTGAGAGTCCCCCTGCAGGGGCGTTTGACCAAAGAGGAACTCTTCGTAGACAAAAGAGTCTGGGACTTTGAAAACGATCTGATACCAAATGTTGACAGAACTTTGATTCTTTCTGGACTTCTTAAGGATTTCAGTTGA
- the LOC130234066 gene encoding uncharacterized protein LOC130234066 isoform X2 gives MEKKGKFKVLLVLTFMAIIIFTLFLDHKDSHKHNTQATPLTKAPLTNNKIKIQEDSYSITAIKDSEHFMVSAFIDHRLDGAIRVISIIKRKNLQPLYCVYCTLEHDCKTVETDVQIHTDHFYFPYGASDVICKGKNMQKATHVLITTSKKDSADLKTEYLSIKNNVVTDNFKYNFTVCISNLFGSYNNVLQFAQTMEMYKLLGVQHVVIYNTSCGPDLKKLLIHYESEGILEIVSWPIDKFMNPSPGWNIKKHKGDLHYYGQLVTLNECIYRHMYQSKYVLLNDIDEIIMPYKYTNLQSLMEDLQSANPSKGVFLIENHIFPKTQFEDSGKFKRKEWNNISGINIMEHIYREPERKNIYNPTKMIVNPRKVEQTSVHTSLKNFGGSYHVPFNVCRIVHVRVPLQGRLTKEELFVDKRVWDFENDLIPNVDRTLILSGLLKDFS, from the coding sequence ATGGAAAAAAAGGGCAAATTCAAAGTGCTTCTTGTATTAACATTTATGGCCATTATTATTTTCACATTGTTTTTGGACCACAAGGATAGTCATAAACATAACACACAAGCTACTCCATTAACAAAAGCTCCTCTgacaaataataaaatcaaaatccaAGAGGATTCATATTCAATAACGGCCATCAAAGACTCTGAGCATTTCATGGTGTCTGCGTTTATTGACCACAGACTGGACGGGGCCATTCGAGTCATCAGCATAATCAAGAGAAAAAATCTGCAGCCcctttactgtgtttactgtaccCTCGAACATGACTGCAAAACTGTTGAGACTGATGTCCAGATACACACCGACCATTTTTACTTTCCATATGGTGCTTCAGATGTGATTTGTAAAGGCAAAAACATGCAAAAGGCAACTCATGTCCTCATAACAACTAGCAAGAAAGATTCAGCCGACCTCAAAACAGAGTATCTGTCAATCAAAAATAATGTGGTAACAGACAATTTCAAGTATAACTTCACTGTTTGCATCTCCAACCTTTTTGGAAGCTACAACAATGTACTGCAGTTTGCTCAAACTATGGAGATGTACAAACTTCTGGGTGTACAGCATGTGGTCATCTATAATACCAGCTGTGGTCCAGACTTGAAGAAGCTTCTAATACATTATGAATCAGAAGGGATACTGGAGATTGTTTCATGGCCTATTGACAAGTTTATGAATCCCTCTCCAGGCTGGAATATCAAAAAACACAAGGGTGATCTCCATTATTATGGTCAGTTAGTAACACTCAACGAGTGCATCTACAGGCACATGTATCAATCCAAATATGTTCTTCTGAATGACATTGATGAGATCATAATGccatacaaatacacaaatttaCAGTCTCTTATGGAAGACCTCCAGTCTGCTAATCCCAGTAAAGGAGTGTTCCTCATAGAGAACCACATATTCCCCAAAACACAGTTTGAGGACAGCGGGAAGTTCAAGCGAAAAGAATGGAATAATATATCTGGAATCAATATCATGGAGCACATTTACAGAGAACCTGAACGAAAGAATATTTACAATCCCACAAAGATGATAGTCAACCCAAGGAAGGTGGAGCAAACATCAGTGCATACTTCCTTGAAGAACTTTGGAGGCAGTTACCATGTGCCATTTAATGTATGTAGGATTGTGCATGTGAGAGTCCCCCTGCAGGGGCGTTTGACCAAAGAGGAACTCTTCGTAGACAAAAGAGTCTGGGACTTTGAAAACGATCTGATACCAAATGTTGACAGAACTTTGATTCTTTCTGGACTTCTTAAGGATTTCAGTTGA